Below is a window of Streptobacillus canis DNA.
TTATAAAAAATAAAATTAATAAGTAAATTTGAGTAATACAAAAATACCTATTTAAATAATAGGCCATTAGGGTTATAGAATTTATGAATAGGTCGTCCAATAGCAGAAGAAACAAAAAGTTCATAAACTTCAAGCTTAATACTGCAATTAGGACACATAAAAGGATCAAAGCACCAAATAGCTTTAAAGTTCTTTCTAAAAAGAGAAGGAACTTTTTTAAGTTTAGACTTAAATAAAGTAAGAGCTAACTTTAACTTACTAGATTTTCTTCTAGCATAGAAACCAAATCTATTAATCATCTTAAAATGTTTATAAGGTAAATGAAAAAGTAATTTAGTAACAAAATCTTGAATAGATAAAGTTTTATAAGTAATTTCTTTATATTGAAGAATCGAAAAGTTATTAGTAGTATGAATATATTTGTAAAATAAAAAAATATTTAATAAAAAAATATTGACAAAAAAGAAAAAATAGTATACTATCAATATATCTAACTAGATATAAAAGATGGAGGAATAAAATGAAAAAAGTATTATTTGTAGTTGGTTCTACTAGAAAAGAATCATTTCACAGACAATTAGCAGAATTTTTAAAAGGGGAAGTTGAAAAAACAGGAAATGCAGCAGAAATTTTAAATTATGAAGGGTTACCATTCTTTAGTCAAGATATAGAATTTCCTACACCTGAAGTAGTAAAAAATATTAGAAGTAAATTTGCTGAATCAGATGCATTATGGATTTTATCACCTGAATATAATGGTTCATATTCAGGAACTTTAAAAAACTTATTAGATTGGGTTTCACGTCCAGTTGATCCAGCAGTTCAAGGTGCGCCTGAATTTATTAAAGGAAAACCAGTTACAATAAGTGGAGCTGCAGGAAGATCTAAAGCTGCGTTCGTAATTGAAAACTTAAAGAATTTAGCAACATATATGGGATTCAAAGTTGCTGCAAACAATTCAGGAATTAATATTCCTGGAGAATCTTGGGGAACAAATGTTTTAGTTTTAGGTGAAGAAGAAAAAGCTTTATTAACTAAACAAGTAGAAGATTTTATTAAAGAATTATAATTAACATTAAAATACCTGTAAATTATTTACGGGTATTTTCTTTAGAAAAATAATGAAAGGAAATAAAAAAATGGAAAAAATACAAAGAATACATCATATATCAGCAATAGTTGGTGCTGCACAAGAAAATTTAGATTTTTATAGAAATATTTTAAATTTACGTTTAATTAAGAGAACAGTAAATTTTGATGATCCAAATGTATATCATTTATACTTTTCAAATCAAAAAATGGAAAATGGAACTATAATGACATTTTTTCCTTGGGAAAATGCACATTTTGGGAGAAAAGGGAGTGGACAAGTTGGAAGAATAGCGTTTAAAATACCTAAAGGAAGTTTAGAATATTGGAAAAATAGATTAAATGAAAAAAATATATCATTTGAAGAAAGTGATCTTTTCTTTAATAAAGGAATATTTTTCCAAGATGTACATACTCTTGATTTAGCATTAGTTGAAGGAGATGAAGAAGCAGATAATAATGATATTATAGGATTTTATGGTTCATTTTTATTATCATTTAAACCAGAAGAAACAGCTAATACTTTAGAAAATGATTTAGGACTAGAAGAAGTTTTAAGAGATGATAACTATATACACTTTAAAACATTAGGTGAAGAAAAACATCATATCATTATACCAAGAAAAGCTGCAGAACTTGGAACATGGGGTGTAGGAACAGTACATCATATTGCATGGTCAGTTCAAAATGATGAAATGCATAAAATGTGGCAAGATTATTTAATTTCTGAAGGATATGGTGTAACAGAAGTTAAAGATAGAAATTACTTTAATGCAATATATTTAAAAGAAAGAGGACATATAATATTTGAACTTGCAACAGATACACCAG
It encodes the following:
- a CDS encoding NADPH-dependent FMN reductase, which produces MKKVLFVVGSTRKESFHRQLAEFLKGEVEKTGNAAEILNYEGLPFFSQDIEFPTPEVVKNIRSKFAESDALWILSPEYNGSYSGTLKNLLDWVSRPVDPAVQGAPEFIKGKPVTISGAAGRSKAAFVIENLKNLATYMGFKVAANNSGINIPGESWGTNVLVLGEEEKALLTKQVEDFIKEL
- a CDS encoding VOC family protein, coding for MEKIQRIHHISAIVGAAQENLDFYRNILNLRLIKRTVNFDDPNVYHLYFSNQKMENGTIMTFFPWENAHFGRKGSGQVGRIAFKIPKGSLEYWKNRLNEKNISFEESDLFFNKGIFFQDVHTLDLALVEGDEEADNNDIIGFYGSFLLSFKPEETANTLENDLGLEEVLRDDNYIHFKTLGEEKHHIIIPRKAAELGTWGVGTVHHIAWSVQNDEMHKMWQDYLISEGYGVTEVKDRNYFNAIYLKERGHIIFELATDTPGFGVDEPIETLGTQLKLPPQYEQYRDQIENNLKPLV
- a CDS encoding transposase, giving the protein MIVYYFFFFVNIFLLNIFLFYKYIHTTNNFSILQYKEITYKTLSIQDFVTKLLFHLPYKHFKMINRFGFYARRKSSKLKLALTLFKSKLKKVPSLFRKNFKAIWCFDPFMCPNCSIKLEVYELFVSSAIGRPIHKFYNPNGLLFK